Proteins encoded in a region of the Salminus brasiliensis chromosome 2, fSalBra1.hap2, whole genome shotgun sequence genome:
- the fgd4b gene encoding FYVE, RhoGEF and PH domain-containing protein 4 isoform X2: protein MTRARPWRKATPKKRPMSRSCISQFLLPDLETRMSQWESRPWIGDILEQHAPFLRMYAEYVKNFDNAMELLKQWTERSAQFSAVIQDIQKQDICGSLTLQHHMLEPVQRVPRYELLLKDYLKRLPKDAPDRKQAEKSLQTIAMAATHSNSAIQKMENLKKLLEVYEMLGGEEDIVNASNELIKQGLLLKLAARNTSAMERYLFLFNNMLLVCVPKFSLLGQRFTVRTRVGIEGVKVVATVNDAYPHTFQVSGKERTLELQASSEEDKEEWIKAFQQTIETLQKKNETFKSASKDIEEEEVSTEELGRRAPRWIRDNEVTMCMKCKELFNALTRRRHHCRACGYVVCWKCSDNKAALEYDGNKMNKVCKDCYSILTGRAASEERTVAKKRGILEIEAAQFSGSSLMCGFLLYSEKARPWQRVWCVIPQNEAVVLYVYGAPQDVKAQSTIPLLGYSVDDTPRTMDPPSSFRLCQSKSLHSFAAESEDQKQRWLQVIRVAVTGNIAQIQTATSDGLANGCHNSGPHSI, encoded by the exons ATGACCAGAGCAAGGCCATGGAGGAAGGCAACCCCAAA GAAGAGACCAATGAGCAGAAGCTGTATAAG CCAGTTTCTTCTGCCTGACCTGGAGACCCGGATGAGCCAATG GGAGAGCAGGCCTTGGATAGGGGACATCTTAGAGCAGCATGCCCCCTTCCTCAGGATGTATGCAGAGTATGTGAAGAACTTTGACAATGCCATGGAGCTTCTCAAACAGTGGACAGAGCGATCAGCACAGTTTAGCGCTGTTATACAAGACATCCAG AAACAGGACATATGTGGTAGTCTCACTCTGCAGCACCACATGCTTGAGCCTGTACAGAGGGTTCCTCGCTACGAGCTGCTGCTGAAGGACTACCTGAAGAGACTGCCGAAGGACGCCCCTGACCGCAAACaagcagaga AGTCTCTGCAGACTATAGCCATGGCTGCCACTCACTCCAACAGTGCCATCCAGAAAATG GAGAACCTAAAGAAGCTTCTAGAGGTCTATGAAATGCTCGGAGGGGAGGAGGACATTGTGAACGCCTCAAATGAGCTCATCAAACAAGGGCTACTCCTGAAGTTGGCTGCCAGGAACACATCAGCCATGGAGAGATACCTCTTTCTT TTCAACAACATGTTGCTGGTGTGTGTGCCTAAGTTCAGCCTGCTTGGTCAACGGTTCACAGTGCGCACTCGGGTGGGCATTGAGGGCGTAAAGGTGGTGGCGACCGTGAATGATGCCTACCCTCACACCTTCCAGGTTTCAGGCAAAGAGCGCACCCTAGAGCTACAGGCTAG CTCTGAGGAGGACAAGGAAGAATGGATCAAG GCTTTCCAGCAGACAATAGAAACTCTTCAGAAGAAGAATGAGACTTTTAAGTCTGCCTCTAAAGATATAGAAGAGGAGGAGGTGTCT ACTGAGGAGTTGGGCAGAAGAGCACCACGTTGGATCAGAGACAACGAGGTTACCATGTGCATGAAATGCAAAGAGCTCTTCAATGCTCTGACCCGTAGACGCCATCACTGCAGAGCATGTGGCTAT GTGGTTTGCTGGAAGTGCTCTGACAACAAGGCTGCCCTGGAGTATGACGGGAATAAAATGAACAAGGTGTGTAAAGACTGTTATTCCATATTGACTGGAAGAGCTGCAAGCGAAGAGAGGACTGTGGCCAAGAAACGGGGCATCCTGGAG ATCGAGGCAGCCCAGTTCTCAGGCAGCAGTCTGATGTGTGGATTCCTGCTGTACAGTGAGAAAGCTCGGCCCTGGCAAAGAGTCTGGTGTGTCATTCCGCAGAATGAGGCTGTAGTGCTTTATGTGTATGGCGCTCCGCAG GATGTCAAAGCCCAGTCTACAATCCCATTACTAGGATACAGTGTCGATGACACCCCCCGGACTATGGATCCTCCCTCCAGTTTCCGCCTATGCCAGTCAAAATCCCTCCACAGCTTTGCTGCCGAATCTGAAGATCAGAAGCAGCGGTGGCTGCAGGTGATTCGTGTGGCAGTGACAGGAAACATAGCCCAGATTCAAACAGCCACCAGTGATGGCCTTGCCAATGGCTGTCACAACAGTGGCCCTCACAGTATTTAA
- the fgd4b gene encoding FYVE, RhoGEF and PH domain-containing protein 4 isoform X1: protein MEEGNPKEETNEQKLYKVANELLLTERAYVTRLYLLDQVFCAKLTQEATKGTFPVDVVKGIFCNVACIYAFHSQFLLPDLETRMSQWESRPWIGDILEQHAPFLRMYAEYVKNFDNAMELLKQWTERSAQFSAVIQDIQKQDICGSLTLQHHMLEPVQRVPRYELLLKDYLKRLPKDAPDRKQAEKSLQTIAMAATHSNSAIQKMENLKKLLEVYEMLGGEEDIVNASNELIKQGLLLKLAARNTSAMERYLFLFNNMLLVCVPKFSLLGQRFTVRTRVGIEGVKVVATVNDAYPHTFQVSGKERTLELQASSEEDKEEWIKAFQQTIETLQKKNETFKSASKDIEEEEVSTEELGRRAPRWIRDNEVTMCMKCKELFNALTRRRHHCRACGYVVCWKCSDNKAALEYDGNKMNKVCKDCYSILTGRAASEERTVAKKRGILEIEAAQFSGSSLMCGFLLYSEKARPWQRVWCVIPQNEAVVLYVYGAPQDVKAQSTIPLLGYSVDDTPRTMDPPSSFRLCQSKSLHSFAAESEDQKQRWLQVIRVAVTGNIAQIQTATSDGLANGCHNSGPHSI, encoded by the exons ATGGAGGAAGGCAACCCCAAA GAAGAGACCAATGAGCAGAAGCTGTATAAGGTAGCCAACGAGCTCCTGCTCACTGAGAGAGCATACGTTACTCGTCTCTATTTGCTTGATCAA GTGTTCTGCGCAAAGTTAACACAGGAGGCAACAAAAGGTACATTTCCTGTGGATGTAGTGAAGGGCATCTTCTGTAATGTGGCTTGCATCTATGCCTTCCACAGCCAGTTTCTTCTGCCTGACCTGGAGACCCGGATGAGCCAATG GGAGAGCAGGCCTTGGATAGGGGACATCTTAGAGCAGCATGCCCCCTTCCTCAGGATGTATGCAGAGTATGTGAAGAACTTTGACAATGCCATGGAGCTTCTCAAACAGTGGACAGAGCGATCAGCACAGTTTAGCGCTGTTATACAAGACATCCAG AAACAGGACATATGTGGTAGTCTCACTCTGCAGCACCACATGCTTGAGCCTGTACAGAGGGTTCCTCGCTACGAGCTGCTGCTGAAGGACTACCTGAAGAGACTGCCGAAGGACGCCCCTGACCGCAAACaagcagaga AGTCTCTGCAGACTATAGCCATGGCTGCCACTCACTCCAACAGTGCCATCCAGAAAATG GAGAACCTAAAGAAGCTTCTAGAGGTCTATGAAATGCTCGGAGGGGAGGAGGACATTGTGAACGCCTCAAATGAGCTCATCAAACAAGGGCTACTCCTGAAGTTGGCTGCCAGGAACACATCAGCCATGGAGAGATACCTCTTTCTT TTCAACAACATGTTGCTGGTGTGTGTGCCTAAGTTCAGCCTGCTTGGTCAACGGTTCACAGTGCGCACTCGGGTGGGCATTGAGGGCGTAAAGGTGGTGGCGACCGTGAATGATGCCTACCCTCACACCTTCCAGGTTTCAGGCAAAGAGCGCACCCTAGAGCTACAGGCTAG CTCTGAGGAGGACAAGGAAGAATGGATCAAG GCTTTCCAGCAGACAATAGAAACTCTTCAGAAGAAGAATGAGACTTTTAAGTCTGCCTCTAAAGATATAGAAGAGGAGGAGGTGTCT ACTGAGGAGTTGGGCAGAAGAGCACCACGTTGGATCAGAGACAACGAGGTTACCATGTGCATGAAATGCAAAGAGCTCTTCAATGCTCTGACCCGTAGACGCCATCACTGCAGAGCATGTGGCTAT GTGGTTTGCTGGAAGTGCTCTGACAACAAGGCTGCCCTGGAGTATGACGGGAATAAAATGAACAAGGTGTGTAAAGACTGTTATTCCATATTGACTGGAAGAGCTGCAAGCGAAGAGAGGACTGTGGCCAAGAAACGGGGCATCCTGGAG ATCGAGGCAGCCCAGTTCTCAGGCAGCAGTCTGATGTGTGGATTCCTGCTGTACAGTGAGAAAGCTCGGCCCTGGCAAAGAGTCTGGTGTGTCATTCCGCAGAATGAGGCTGTAGTGCTTTATGTGTATGGCGCTCCGCAG GATGTCAAAGCCCAGTCTACAATCCCATTACTAGGATACAGTGTCGATGACACCCCCCGGACTATGGATCCTCCCTCCAGTTTCCGCCTATGCCAGTCAAAATCCCTCCACAGCTTTGCTGCCGAATCTGAAGATCAGAAGCAGCGGTGGCTGCAGGTGATTCGTGTGGCAGTGACAGGAAACATAGCCCAGATTCAAACAGCCACCAGTGATGGCCTTGCCAATGGCTGTCACAACAGTGGCCCTCACAGTATTTAA
- the fgd4b gene encoding FYVE, RhoGEF and PH domain-containing protein 4 isoform X3, with protein MSQWESRPWIGDILEQHAPFLRMYAEYVKNFDNAMELLKQWTERSAQFSAVIQDIQKQDICGSLTLQHHMLEPVQRVPRYELLLKDYLKRLPKDAPDRKQAEKSLQTIAMAATHSNSAIQKMENLKKLLEVYEMLGGEEDIVNASNELIKQGLLLKLAARNTSAMERYLFLFNNMLLVCVPKFSLLGQRFTVRTRVGIEGVKVVATVNDAYPHTFQVSGKERTLELQASSEEDKEEWIKAFQQTIETLQKKNETFKSASKDIEEEEVSTEELGRRAPRWIRDNEVTMCMKCKELFNALTRRRHHCRACGYVVCWKCSDNKAALEYDGNKMNKVCKDCYSILTGRAASEERTVAKKRGILEIEAAQFSGSSLMCGFLLYSEKARPWQRVWCVIPQNEAVVLYVYGAPQDVKAQSTIPLLGYSVDDTPRTMDPPSSFRLCQSKSLHSFAAESEDQKQRWLQVIRVAVTGNIAQIQTATSDGLANGCHNSGPHSI; from the exons ATGAGCCAATG GGAGAGCAGGCCTTGGATAGGGGACATCTTAGAGCAGCATGCCCCCTTCCTCAGGATGTATGCAGAGTATGTGAAGAACTTTGACAATGCCATGGAGCTTCTCAAACAGTGGACAGAGCGATCAGCACAGTTTAGCGCTGTTATACAAGACATCCAG AAACAGGACATATGTGGTAGTCTCACTCTGCAGCACCACATGCTTGAGCCTGTACAGAGGGTTCCTCGCTACGAGCTGCTGCTGAAGGACTACCTGAAGAGACTGCCGAAGGACGCCCCTGACCGCAAACaagcagaga AGTCTCTGCAGACTATAGCCATGGCTGCCACTCACTCCAACAGTGCCATCCAGAAAATG GAGAACCTAAAGAAGCTTCTAGAGGTCTATGAAATGCTCGGAGGGGAGGAGGACATTGTGAACGCCTCAAATGAGCTCATCAAACAAGGGCTACTCCTGAAGTTGGCTGCCAGGAACACATCAGCCATGGAGAGATACCTCTTTCTT TTCAACAACATGTTGCTGGTGTGTGTGCCTAAGTTCAGCCTGCTTGGTCAACGGTTCACAGTGCGCACTCGGGTGGGCATTGAGGGCGTAAAGGTGGTGGCGACCGTGAATGATGCCTACCCTCACACCTTCCAGGTTTCAGGCAAAGAGCGCACCCTAGAGCTACAGGCTAG CTCTGAGGAGGACAAGGAAGAATGGATCAAG GCTTTCCAGCAGACAATAGAAACTCTTCAGAAGAAGAATGAGACTTTTAAGTCTGCCTCTAAAGATATAGAAGAGGAGGAGGTGTCT ACTGAGGAGTTGGGCAGAAGAGCACCACGTTGGATCAGAGACAACGAGGTTACCATGTGCATGAAATGCAAAGAGCTCTTCAATGCTCTGACCCGTAGACGCCATCACTGCAGAGCATGTGGCTAT GTGGTTTGCTGGAAGTGCTCTGACAACAAGGCTGCCCTGGAGTATGACGGGAATAAAATGAACAAGGTGTGTAAAGACTGTTATTCCATATTGACTGGAAGAGCTGCAAGCGAAGAGAGGACTGTGGCCAAGAAACGGGGCATCCTGGAG ATCGAGGCAGCCCAGTTCTCAGGCAGCAGTCTGATGTGTGGATTCCTGCTGTACAGTGAGAAAGCTCGGCCCTGGCAAAGAGTCTGGTGTGTCATTCCGCAGAATGAGGCTGTAGTGCTTTATGTGTATGGCGCTCCGCAG GATGTCAAAGCCCAGTCTACAATCCCATTACTAGGATACAGTGTCGATGACACCCCCCGGACTATGGATCCTCCCTCCAGTTTCCGCCTATGCCAGTCAAAATCCCTCCACAGCTTTGCTGCCGAATCTGAAGATCAGAAGCAGCGGTGGCTGCAGGTGATTCGTGTGGCAGTGACAGGAAACATAGCCCAGATTCAAACAGCCACCAGTGATGGCCTTGCCAATGGCTGTCACAACAGTGGCCCTCACAGTATTTAA